The genomic window AGAGAGTTCCTTCCACAGCTTAGGTGCTTTGAGAGGTATGCAAGAAGAGTGAATAAGACAATAACCAGATCTTATTTTATTTGTTGCAATGCGAGGAAGATCTTTGTAGTTAGATACTTCTATATCCTCAGAGGCATCTCCTCCTATCTCAACAGGTATATGTCTCATCAAAAAGTCAGTTTCTTCTTTTGATGGGAAGTATTGAAGATTTGTTACACGTTCATGATAATCAGCTATTTCTGTTGCGCAGCGTTTAATTTCATCTTCAGTGGGGTCGTATTGTGCATAACCCATGTTTTTCCTTACATAATCTGCAATAATCACAGACCATGCAGCAGCAGTTCCCCCTGCGTTTCTTACAGGGCCTGCATAATTAATACAAAAGTATTCTCCCTCACCATCACGCCTTGGTTTAATGTCAAGGTCAACAAATCCTTCAAGGGGTGATGATACAACTCCGACGGTTCCATAGGCAAAACCCATACGAATACCAACTTCCATCGCTTCTTTCTTGTCTTTGAACTTGCAGAATTTTTCCTGAGCAACTTCTAGAGCTATTTGCAAAGCAACACGCCAGTCAAGAACTCCGTATTGTTTTTCAAGCTCGACGATTCTCTTATCAGCACCACTTCCTCTAATTTGAGGTGCTATGACTGAGATAAGGCCTACTACTCGTTCAGCCATGTTTTTTGCAATTTGAATTTCTACCTGATCATCCGGGTCAAAACCTTGCTCTCTTGCTTTTGATGCTATTTCAAGAGCTTTTGCTGAGTATTTTTGCAAGGAGTCAAAATATGCTTGTAGTTTAGGTGAGGAGTTCATAGGAATTTGAGTACTTTTACTTGTCTTGTTTGTAAATTCATAAGAGGGACTCTTCCTGGTTGTGGTTTTAGCCCTAATTTTTCTTGGAATTCTGTTGTTTCAAGCCAGCAACCTGCTTGAACCATGCTAATATTCCTATAATTCACACTTCCTACTCTGTGAATGTGACCAGAGACAAAAATATCAGGAATGGTATCAATTACAAGGTGATCTTCTCTTGTTGGTAAATATTGTGTTGAATTATGAGTGGGTGCAAGGTGTCTTCGTTGTAAGCAGTATTTCATAACAAGATCGATGCGCTCTTGTCCTCCAAGATTACGAATTGTTTCAACTTGATCGGCTAGAAATACGTAGGAGTATCCATGATATAAGAGAATGTCAAGTCCTGGGTGACCGTCATGTGCGTGTATGTTCACCATTCCAGGGTTTGAAACACTTACCACATTAGGAAGGTCAAGAACAGGTTTTGCATAGTCTTCGTAGAGTTCTGGTTGAGGCTCTGCTATGCGCATTGCATCGTGATTTCCCGGGCAAATAATTATTGTTATGTAATCAGGAATCATTGCTAAGTACTGCGCAATTTTTTCGTATTGTTTGTAAATATCTTTAATTTCGAGATCATTTTCTTGGTTGGGGTAAATACCAACTCCTTCAACGAGATCTCCAGCGAAGATAAGGTAGCGAATTTTTTTCACCACGTTTCTTTGCGCTTCTGATCCTGTTTCTGCTCTGAGCCATCTGATGAATTTATTCCACGCATCATGTAAAAACATGTTTGATCCAACGTGAACATCAGAGATGAAAATTGCGTGTGCAGGATCTGGTGTTTTTACTAATTCTTTGTA from Candidatus Woesearchaeota archaeon includes these protein-coding regions:
- a CDS encoding DNA-directed DNA polymerase II small subunit, which codes for MSDEKKKEVIKHFLQEGILINPAILEKINNIPEFDTFYSNFQKLIHEGVRITNDTVLSVIDEITPTPQWNPDPQVKDAKVQVKWSYKADSSKWSMQDFINYFSNRYHKLKKILMKRKELSSPSSIGQIRFKGDREEVAAIGLIIDKQLTKNGNLIFTLEDPTGTIKVLISKNNSQLFAIAKDSQLDECVGVTGQVGDKIIFANNFFLPDIPIYKELVKTPDPAHAIFISDVHVGSNMFLHDAWNKFIRWLRAETGSEAQRNVVKKIRYLIFAGDLVEGVGIYPNQENDLEIKDIYKQYEKIAQYLAMIPDYITIIICPGNHDAMRIAEPQPELYEDYAKPVLDLPNVVSVSNPGMVNIHAHDGHPGLDILLYHGYSYVFLADQVETIRNLGGQERIDLVMKYCLQRRHLAPTHNSTQYLPTREDHLVIDTIPDIFVSGHIHRVGSVNYRNISMVQAGCWLETTEFQEKLGLKPQPGRVPLMNLQTRQVKVLKFL